From Periophthalmus magnuspinnatus isolate fPerMag1 chromosome 1, fPerMag1.2.pri, whole genome shotgun sequence:
ATTACAATATAGTCATCCTGTCCCAAGTAAACTGTTTAGTCTAGAATGTGGCTCTTTCAAGGTTTCCATCAAAATTAAATGTTTATGCACATaacaaatttaataaataaactctGATTAACATAGCAAAACATATGTATGTAACATAATACATGTGCTGCTGTTAGTCTTTACAGTTAATCCATGTTCAAACAGACATTGTATTGCTACCTACATTGTTGTGGACGTTAGAAATTCCTAGATGCAAACTACACATTTTGCTGTCACATAAACGTAGAAATCTTAAATAGGTCTATAGTAAAACTGCACCTCTGTAACAGCGTGGTAGAAAGGACACACAACTGTTGATTTGTATGTTGTAAATAAATGTCTTAACACcccttgttttgttcttttatcCAGGCATAGAAGACAAATGTGTCAGATATGgcctccctctttttccctttGCATTGCATACCGCTTCATTGCTCGTTTTGGGGGAATTAACGTGTTGCTTAGACCAACTCTCTTCTTGGTTACTTTCTGCCCTTCTGACTTATCCTCTGTGTCATGCTGGTTTCCCTGGGGTCCCTGGGCACCACACGCACTGGTGTGGGCCTCTCTACCAGTTTGTAGATGGCAGTCAGCGGGTTGGGTTTGGAGATCACTGTCATGGGCATACTTGCATTTAATGCCAAATCTGCATCTTCCATCCTTCCGGTACGACACACATATCCGCCGTCCTCCGATGTGAGAGGGTCGGGCCTGTTCTGTCAGGGGCACGTGCTTTTGCAGAGCATGTAGTTTCTGGTCCGCCTGAGCCTTGAATGGGTTGGTGAACACACTGGTGTCAGAGCAGGCCTGCAGGGAGGGTGGTGGCAGTTTGTTCATCCCGGAGGACAGCGTGGGGCTCGGGAGACCTCCCCGTGGTGTGCCATACAGGTGTGCGATGGGCTGCtcttcctctggctcttctgaATCGCTGGATGCTGACCCAGAATCCGCCTCAAGTAGGAAGTTTCGGCTCTTTACAGGTTTATCTTGACACCCCTCCTGATTAGACCTTTTCAAAGAGAATATATGTGTAACCATTACAACagtgaaggcaaggcaagtttatttatatggtacaattcgtacacaaagtaattcaaagtgctttacagaacaagaaagacattacaacacattaaaatcacacaaatcaaaacataaataatcacaaataatcatcataaaatgtatattaaagcAGAAGagcacagaataaaaacctttcagtcacatgcacagctagcgacctgagcacaggacttatgtgcttatacttcctggttctagtcaggacccgagcagcagtgttctgtgtgcactgcagctgtcttaatgctcggTTGGAGAGGCTAGTCAGCAGAACGTTACAGTAGtataacctactggagacaaatgcagggaTAACTCTAAGTCTAAGTCTCTAAGGTGTTCATCTGACCTGGTGTTACTCAGTTCATCTGACCTGGTATTAGTGTGTTCATCTGACCTGGTGTTACTCAGTTCATCTGACCTGGTGTTACTCAGTTCATCTGACCTGGTGTTACTGTGTTCATCTGACCTGGTGTTAGTGTGTTCATCTGACCTGGTGTTACTGTGTTTATCTGACCTGGTGTTACTGTGTTCATCTGACCTGGTGTTAGTGTGTTCATCTGACCTGGTGTTAGTGTGTTCATCTGACCTGGTGTTACTCAGTTCATCTGACCTGGTGTTAGTGTGTTCATCTGACCTGGTGTTACTGTGTTTATCTGACCTGGTGTTACTGTGTTCATCTGACCTGGTGTTACTGTGTTCATCTGACCTGGTGTTACTGTGTTCATCTGACCTGGTGTTAGTGTGTTCATCTGACCTGGTGTTAGTGTGTTCATCTGACCTGGTGTTAGTGTGTTCATCTGACCTGGTGTTAGTGTGTTCATCTGACCTGGTGTTACTCAGCTCATCTGACCTGGTGTTAGTGTGTTCATCTGACCTGGTGTTACTGTGTTCATCTGACCTGGTGTTAGTGTGTTCTTCTGACCTGGTGTTACTCAGCTCATCTGACCTGGTGTTAGTGTGTTCATCTGACCTGGTGTTACTGTGTTCATCTGACCTGGTGTTAGTGTGTTCATCTGACCTGGTGTTAGTGTGTTCTTCTGACCTGGTGTTACTCTGCTCATCTGACGC
This genomic window contains:
- the si:ch211-113e8.11 gene encoding uncharacterized protein si:ch211-113e8.11 isoform X1, yielding MNALVGYGVSSSSDSDGEASDEHSNTRSNQEGCQDKPVKSRNFLLEADSGSASSDSEEPEEEQPIAHLYGTPRGGLPSPTLSSGMNKLPPPSLQACSDTSVFTNPFKAQADQKLHALQKHVPLTEQARPSHIGGRRICVSYRKDGRCRFGIKCKYAHDSDLQTQPADCHLQTGREAHTSACGAQGPQGNQHDTEDKSEGQKVTKKRVGLSNTLIPPKRAMKRYAMQREKEGGHI
- the si:ch211-113e8.11 gene encoding uncharacterized protein si:ch211-113e8.11 isoform X2; its protein translation is MNALVGYGVSSSSDSDGEASDEQSNTRSNQEGCQDKPVKSRNFLLEADSGSASSDSEEPEEEQPIAHLYGTPRGGLPSPTLSSGMNKLPPPSLQACSDTSVFTNPFKAQADQKLHALQKHVPLTEQARPSHIGGRRICVSYRKDGRCRFGIKCKYAHDSDLQTQPADCHLQTGREAHTSACGAQGPQGNQHDTEDKSEGQKVTKKRVGLSNTLIPPKRAMKRYAMQREKEGGHI